The Crocosphaera subtropica ATCC 51142 genome includes a window with the following:
- the pdxH gene encoding pyridoxamine 5'-phosphate oxidase produces MDLTALREEYTRHGLTRDDLEDNPFKQFEKWFQQATEAELSEPNAMSLATASAKGEPSIRTVLLKYFDEKGFVFFTNYESRKAQQIEENPHVALLFLWLPLERQVKIQGTATKVSTAESLNYFTSRPRGSQLGAWCSAQSSVISSRKLLEMKFEELKYKFQHGEIPLPSFWGGYRVKPTRFEFWQGRPNRLHDRFSYTLTETDDTTWGIHRLAP; encoded by the coding sequence ATGGATTTAACTGCTTTAAGAGAAGAATATACTCGTCATGGTTTAACGAGAGATGATTTAGAAGATAATCCTTTTAAACAGTTTGAAAAGTGGTTTCAACAGGCTACAGAAGCAGAACTATCTGAACCGAATGCGATGAGTTTAGCCACAGCTTCAGCCAAAGGAGAACCTTCTATAAGAACCGTTCTTTTAAAATATTTTGATGAAAAAGGATTTGTTTTTTTTACAAACTACGAAAGTAGAAAAGCCCAACAAATTGAAGAAAATCCTCACGTTGCGTTATTGTTTTTATGGCTTCCTTTAGAACGTCAAGTAAAAATTCAAGGAACTGCTACCAAAGTGTCTACAGCAGAGTCTTTAAATTATTTTACCAGTCGTCCGAGAGGGAGTCAATTAGGGGCTTGGTGTTCGGCACAAAGTTCAGTTATTTCCTCACGGAAACTATTAGAAATGAAGTTTGAAGAATTAAAATATAAATTTCAACATGGAGAGATTCCTTTACCCTCTTTTTGGGGAGGATATCGAGTCAAACCCACACGGTTTGAATTTTGGCAAGGACGACCCAACCGTTTACACGATCGCTTTTCCTATACTTTAACAGAAACAGATGACACAACTTGGGGAATTCATCGTTTAGCCCCTTAA
- the rpe gene encoding ribulose-phosphate 3-epimerase, with amino-acid sequence MTQSTKSTVISPSILSADFSRLGAEIEAVDKAGADWIHVDVMDGRFVPNITIGPLIVDAIRPYTKKPLDVHLMIVEPEKYVADFAKAGADIISVHAEHNASPHLHRTLGQIRELGKQAGVVLNPSTPLDLIEYVLELCDLVLIMSVNPGFGGQSFIPEMVTKIRKLRQMCDEKGLDPWIEVDGGLKPANTWQVLEAGANAIVAGSAVFKADDYAEAIEGIRNSKRPQPELATV; translated from the coding sequence ATGACTCAATCGACCAAATCTACTGTTATCTCCCCTTCCATCCTTTCGGCTGATTTTAGCCGTTTAGGTGCAGAAATTGAAGCAGTGGATAAAGCGGGCGCAGACTGGATTCATGTTGATGTCATGGACGGTCGTTTTGTTCCTAACATCACCATCGGACCATTAATTGTTGATGCCATTCGCCCCTACACCAAAAAACCCCTCGATGTTCATTTAATGATCGTTGAACCTGAAAAATATGTAGCTGACTTTGCTAAAGCAGGGGCTGACATTATCTCCGTTCATGCAGAACATAACGCTTCACCACACTTACACCGCACTTTAGGTCAAATTCGGGAATTAGGCAAACAAGCAGGGGTTGTTCTCAATCCTTCTACTCCCTTAGACTTAATTGAATATGTCTTAGAATTGTGTGATTTAGTCTTGATTATGAGTGTTAACCCTGGTTTCGGGGGACAAAGCTTTATTCCTGAAATGGTGACTAAAATTCGCAAATTACGTCAAATGTGCGACGAAAAAGGACTTGATCCCTGGATTGAAGTGGATGGGGGACTCAAACCTGCTAACACCTGGCAGGTGTTAGAAGCTGGAGCTAATGCAATTGTAGCAGGATCAGCTGTCTTTAAAGCAGATGACTATGCAGAAGCCATTGAAGGGATTCGTAATAGCAAGCGTCCTCAACCTGAGTTAGCAACTGTATAA